From the genome of Nocardia mangyaensis:
GCACAGTGACGGCCTTCAGGTCGTCCTGGGTCAGCTTCTTCAGCTTGGTGTCCGAGGAGGAATGCGCGTCACCGAGGAACTGGAACGCCGAACCGCCCGCACCGACCCAGAAGTGACCGCCCGCGCCCTTCGGCCGATCGGCCAGGCCCCAGGCGTCGACCAGCTCGGGAATGGTGAGCTGGGCACGATAGGAGTCCTTGGCCGCGACCAGATCGGTTCGGCTGTAGCGGTTACCGTCCAGCGCGCTCACCTCGACGGCGGCCTGCCCGGTGCTGGAGCACGCGGTGGCCACCAGCAGTGCCGCCGCGAGCACGGCACCGCGCACCAACCCGGACCGCACCGCGCGGGCGCCCCTCACCTGTCCGTTCACGTTCCATCCTTTCGACCTCCGCCGCACGGCGTTTCGGCGAGGCTGACCTTAGCCTGATCGTTGCGACGGCGTGCCGTGACGGCCGCTCCGAGGACAGGTCTAGGCTGTCGCCCGTGGTCGAACCCCCCGCCCCCATCGCCCCGCATCCCGCTGTCGCCGCGCTCGCTCCCCTGCTGGGCAGTTGGCGCGGCCGCGGTCACGGCGAGTACCCGACCATCGACTCGTTCGACTATCTCGAGGAGATCACCTTCGGCCATCTCGGCCGGCCCTTCCTCACCTACCGCCAGCGCACCACGGCGGGCGACGACGGCAGGCCGCTGCACGCCGAGACCGGCTACCTGCGCTGCCCGGCCCCCGGCCGGGTCGAACTCGTGCTCGCCCATCCCACCGGGATCACCGAGATCTGCGAGGGCACCATCACCGAAACCGTCGACGGAATTCGGCTCGAATTGAACTCGACGAATATCGGTCTGAGCGGATCGGCGAAGTCGGTTACCGCGCTCGGCCGTTCATTCCACGTGACCGAAGACACCATCGACTACACCCTGCGAATGGCGGCGGTCGGGGAATCCCTACAACACCATCTGGCCGCAACTCTGCAACGCGCCTGAGCGTCGCCGAATTCGACTGTTCATCGTCGCGCAGCCTCCTGAACTGCGCATTTGATCGGCGGAAACCGGTCGTTCACCTTTTCATCACGGATATGTACCGGTTGTGTTCGAACACGCCCGCACATAACGCAACAATTGTGTTTCGCTTACTGCGGCCAGCTGTTGCCCTCCTGGTGGCCGTTCTACGGTTCTTCCAACAGCAAATCCCCAGACAATCGAAGGGCTGCCCGTAGACACGTCGAAACCCTGAACGAGGGAGACGAAGCATGAGGCGTTCCACCCTGATCTTGACCACTGCCGGGATGATCTTGGGCGGCGCGGCCGCCATCGACCTTCTCGACGGTGCGGGCGCGGAGGCAGCGCCCGCACCGACTGTCGGCTACAGCGTGATCCACCACGCGGCGACATCCCATCCCGAGAGCAGTTCGCTCGCGGTGGTGCGGGGCCTGCTGGCGACCGAGCACGCCGACGGACCCGGCCACACCGCACCCACCGCCGGTCAGTAGCCCGGCGGCAGCGCCGCGAACATATCCCTCGTCACGGCGACAGCATTGTCGGAGCTGCCGCCCTTGACGAGCAGGGTCGCGAAGGCGATGTCCCCGCGGTACCCGACGAACCACGAATGCGAGCCGCCCTCGACCTCGGCCTCGCCGGTCTTGCCGTACACCTCGCCTTGGTCCCGGATGCGCTCGGCGGTGCCGCCGGTGACCACCATCCGCATCATCGTGCGCAAGCCCTCCACCACCTCCGGCGCGATCTCGGGTCGCTCGCCGGTGACCTCGGTCGGTCGGCCGGCGATGAGGAACGGCACCGGAGCCGTGCCGTTGGCGACCGTCGCGGCCATGACCGCCATGCCGAACGGGCTCACCACCACCCGGCCCTGGCCGATGCCGTCCTCGGCGCGCTGCACCAACCCCTCGGCCTCGGGAACCGAGCCCGACATGGTCGGCAGCCCTTCGACGCGATAGTCCTGGCCGATGCCGAGACGCGCGGCGGCCTCGGTGAGGGCGTCGGGTTCGAGCGTGCTGGCCAGCCGGGCGAAGGTGGTGTTGCAGGAGCGTTCGTAGGCGGTGGCCATCGGCAC
Proteins encoded in this window:
- a CDS encoding peroxynitrite isomerase; this encodes MVEPPAPIAPHPAVAALAPLLGSWRGRGHGEYPTIDSFDYLEEITFGHLGRPFLTYRQRTTAGDDGRPLHAETGYLRCPAPGRVELVLAHPTGITEICEGTITETVDGIRLELNSTNIGLSGSAKSVTALGRSFHVTEDTIDYTLRMAAVGESLQHHLAATLQRA